A single region of the Thermotoga profunda AZM34c06 genome encodes:
- a CDS encoding bifunctional ADP-dependent NAD(P)H-hydrate dehydratase/NAD(P)H-hydrate epimerase, translating to MKIVTEQEMRKIDKACSEQFGIPPSILMERAGLSVVLAIEQELGDITNSSFLVLCGPGNNGGDGFVVARDLLEYTDYVTTVLVGDEAKLSEESLTNLSRLRAIGADVRKLGNDVTLNELAELVKSADVVVDALLGVGIKGEVRDPIAEVMKLVNLYSRYVVSVDVPSGLETDTGAILGIAIKADMTVTFGLPKLCHVLYPGRELCGKLKVASIGIPRFLRESKQITRQIITKQMVKKILPRRVKDSHKGSYGKVLVIAGSRDYPGAAVLTSIAALRVGCGYLQLLTCSPVDVMAIAKEPGIVAHAVNHDHFIKEDSQIALKMMENADAIVIGPGMTCNSDTSEFFERIMANLTKPVVIDADGLNCLAQNLQILRKVSVPIVLTPHPGEFARLVGKNIDEVRYNYKLAEEFANKYNVTVVLKSATTLISTVDGMFFNLTGNTSLSKAGTGDVLAGMIVGMIAQGVDAKNASVCAVYLHGLSAEHYSSSEGTMLTSELLDLIPYAIKEVES from the coding sequence TTGAAAATCGTTACAGAGCAAGAGATGCGAAAGATCGATAAGGCATGTTCCGAACAATTTGGTATCCCACCATCTATACTTATGGAACGCGCGGGGCTTTCTGTGGTGTTGGCTATCGAACAGGAGCTTGGTGATATAACTAACTCTTCATTTCTCGTCTTGTGTGGACCAGGAAACAACGGTGGCGATGGTTTTGTTGTTGCAAGAGATCTGCTTGAATACACAGATTATGTGACTACTGTCTTGGTGGGAGATGAGGCAAAACTCTCAGAAGAATCATTGACTAATCTCTCAAGATTGAGAGCTATAGGTGCCGATGTCAGAAAATTGGGTAATGATGTAACATTGAACGAGCTTGCTGAGCTTGTAAAATCCGCTGATGTAGTTGTTGATGCTCTTTTAGGAGTAGGAATAAAAGGAGAAGTTCGTGATCCCATAGCAGAGGTTATGAAATTGGTGAATTTATATTCCAGATATGTTGTCTCTGTTGATGTACCTTCTGGTCTTGAGACCGACACAGGTGCGATACTTGGGATCGCCATTAAAGCCGATATGACGGTAACTTTTGGCCTTCCCAAGCTCTGTCATGTTCTATATCCAGGCAGAGAATTGTGTGGAAAACTCAAAGTGGCAAGCATAGGAATCCCCAGATTTCTTAGAGAATCAAAGCAGATCACAAGACAAATAATAACAAAGCAAATGGTCAAGAAAATTCTGCCAAGACGTGTTAAAGATTCGCACAAAGGTAGTTATGGAAAAGTTTTGGTGATAGCTGGTTCCAGAGATTATCCTGGAGCTGCAGTTTTAACGAGTATAGCGGCACTGAGAGTTGGTTGTGGTTATCTTCAACTGTTGACTTGTTCTCCTGTTGATGTGATGGCGATTGCAAAAGAACCGGGAATAGTCGCACACGCAGTGAATCACGATCATTTTATCAAGGAGGATTCACAGATAGCTTTGAAGATGATGGAAAATGCCGATGCTATTGTGATTGGACCAGGCATGACTTGTAACTCAGATACATCGGAATTTTTCGAACGAATCATGGCTAACTTGACAAAACCAGTTGTCATAGATGCCGATGGTCTCAACTGTCTTGCGCAGAATCTCCAAATCCTTCGAAAAGTTTCTGTACCAATTGTTCTAACACCACATCCAGGTGAATTCGCAAGGTTAGTTGGAAAAAATATCGATGAAGTGAGGTACAATTACAAATTAGCAGAGGAATTTGCAAACAAATACAATGTCACAGTGGTTTTAAAAAGCGCAACGACTTTGATTTCAACTGTGGATGGAATGTTTTTTAATTTGACTGGTAATACATCTTTATCCAAAGCAGGTACAGGAGATGTGCTTGCTGGTATGATAGTTGGTATGATAGCCCAAGGAGTCGATGCTAAGAATGCTTCAGTTTGCGCAGTGTATTTACATGGATTATCCGCAGAGCATTACAGTTCTTCGGAGGGTACGATGTTGACAAGCGAGTTATTAGATCTGATTCCTTATGCAATAAAGGAGGTGGAAAGTTGA
- a CDS encoding lytic transglycosylase domain-containing protein — MKIILVVLFLLIMAFFYSYFPLRYYSIVKDNSGSVDPLLIMALIKVESDFREHAVSRAGAIGIMQLMPETAAWISEKLNLVVDINSVVDNIVVGIRYLHYLIDLYDGDLDFALRAYNAGPARVAADNNISKKYLSKIKLYYVIYKVLYFWVR; from the coding sequence ATGAAGATCATTTTAGTTGTTCTTTTTCTTTTGATAATGGCTTTCTTTTATTCTTATTTTCCTTTGAGATATTATTCTATCGTGAAAGATAACAGTGGGTCTGTTGACCCGCTTTTAATAATGGCATTGATAAAAGTAGAAAGTGATTTTAGAGAACATGCAGTCTCTCGTGCTGGAGCAATTGGTATTATGCAATTGATGCCTGAGACTGCTGCGTGGATTTCAGAAAAATTGAATTTAGTAGTAGATATCAATTCTGTGGTAGATAATATTGTCGTCGGAATTAGATATCTACATTATTTGATAGATCTTTATGATGGCGATCTGGACTTCGCATTGAGGGCTTACAATGCCGGTCCGGCAAGGGTTGCTGCAGATAACAATATTTCCAAGAAATATCTGTCGAAGATCAAGCTTTACTATGTGATATACAAAGTTTTGTATTTCTGGGTGAGGTGA
- a CDS encoding prepilin peptidase → MWHFLSFVVGIVFGSFLNVVIYRLPRKNLSVVKPTYSICPSCGEEISWYDNIPVLSYILLKGKCRKCKAKISPRYPFVELANGFCYLINSHVTKNPLEFIALSLIISCSLIIAFIDLEFMLIPDVTLFLIAFGSFLLWFVNGMDLYNFFGVGIVTGLLLLLGFLYKGGLGGGDVILMAALSLSLGIISSFYTLIFASVSAIIYALIKNKGKLLMKQRIPFGTFLAPAGYVVLLVQRCLQI, encoded by the coding sequence TTGTGGCATTTCTTGAGTTTTGTGGTGGGTATAGTGTTTGGAAGCTTTTTGAACGTAGTCATATACAGATTACCAAGGAAGAATTTGAGTGTTGTCAAGCCGACTTATTCCATCTGTCCGTCTTGTGGTGAAGAGATATCTTGGTACGATAATATACCAGTATTGAGTTATATTCTGCTCAAAGGAAAGTGTAGAAAGTGCAAAGCTAAGATCAGCCCAAGGTATCCATTTGTGGAACTTGCTAATGGATTTTGTTATCTGATAAATTCCCATGTAACTAAAAATCCCCTGGAGTTTATTGCTTTGTCTTTGATAATATCATGCTCACTTATCATTGCCTTCATCGATCTTGAGTTCATGTTAATACCCGATGTCACTTTATTTCTCATTGCATTTGGAAGTTTTTTATTGTGGTTTGTAAATGGTATGGATCTCTACAATTTTTTTGGAGTAGGAATTGTTACTGGTCTTTTGTTACTTTTGGGATTTCTCTATAAAGGTGGTCTTGGTGGTGGTGATGTGATTCTCATGGCTGCTCTGAGTCTAAGTCTTGGGATTATTAGTTCATTCTACACTCTGATATTTGCTTCCGTGAGTGCGATTATTTATGCTTTGATAAAGAACAAAGGAAAACTTTTGATGAAGCAAAGGATACCCTTTGGAACTTTTTTGGCTCCAGCAGGATATGTCGTTTTGCTTGTTCAGAGATGTTTACAGATATGA
- a CDS encoding tetratricopeptide repeat protein: MVSLERVIILQVQDREIDITTDTPFVIILRDLMYEGDWQLMKQDFGGKSLLSKEIENCEYLESHVTLLNETVYDPICFDELLEWLESKKITPKNFVHASLNGLYDLALDYADKDLHEVSFRIIKYILDVDKNYAPAYELFGSLLLEKGEFEQGIKYLDKAIEIDPWLVEAYSSLGEAYYNLGDYIKAASYWEREIEYAPDNKFTYFMLAEAYRKLNLYDRVCNVLERFLKIDSNSILAIYELAEAYKLAGKSDQAKQMEEKILKMRPIYASDVEVWSRVQLKHGNYSVVEEVVNQMLEDSTKAKAHLKLLLFLAYLKQGKLEQAKQLIQEMKDQNLWYLYGKKELFSEFLSEEEMRVCGIS, translated from the coding sequence GTGGTATCGTTGGAAAGGGTGATTATCTTGCAGGTACAGGACCGTGAGATCGATATTACGACAGACACTCCATTTGTGATAATTCTGAGAGATTTGATGTACGAGGGAGATTGGCAATTGATGAAGCAAGATTTCGGTGGTAAGAGTCTTCTATCCAAGGAAATTGAGAATTGTGAATACCTTGAAAGCCATGTGACTCTTTTGAATGAAACGGTGTATGACCCGATATGTTTTGATGAACTTCTCGAATGGTTGGAATCCAAAAAAATCACACCAAAGAACTTTGTCCATGCTTCTTTGAACGGTTTGTATGATCTTGCGCTTGATTATGCTGATAAAGATCTCCACGAAGTGTCATTTAGAATCATAAAGTACATACTCGATGTGGACAAAAATTATGCGCCTGCTTACGAACTTTTTGGCTCTTTGTTACTCGAGAAAGGTGAATTTGAACAAGGCATAAAATATTTGGATAAAGCGATAGAGATAGACCCTTGGCTTGTTGAAGCGTATTCATCACTTGGCGAAGCATATTATAACCTTGGAGATTATATAAAAGCAGCATCTTACTGGGAAAGAGAAATAGAATATGCACCAGATAATAAGTTCACTTATTTCATGCTCGCGGAAGCTTACAGGAAGCTGAACCTGTACGATAGAGTATGTAATGTTCTTGAGAGATTTTTGAAGATCGATTCAAACAGTATCTTAGCGATCTACGAGTTGGCAGAAGCATATAAGTTGGCTGGTAAAAGTGATCAAGCAAAGCAGATGGAAGAAAAGATACTCAAGATGAGACCGATTTATGCCAGTGATGTAGAAGTTTGGAGTAGAGTTCAACTCAAACATGGTAACTATTCTGTCGTGGAAGAGGTCGTGAATCAAATGTTAGAAGATAGTACTAAGGCGAAGGCACATCTTAAATTACTTCTTTTCTTGGCATATCTAAAACAGGGAAAGTTAGAGCAAGCAAAGCAATTGATACAAGAGATGAAAGATCAAAATCTTTGGTATCTGTATGGTAAAAAGGAGCTGTTTTCGGAGTTTTTGTCCGAGGAGGAGATGCGCGTTTGTGGCATTTCTTGA
- a CDS encoding lysylphosphatidylglycerol synthase transmembrane domain-containing protein produces the protein MRRNLARSLLIIAISVIIIILIAGFTDISLTIRTLKKISTKWLILVGLLLICDWFSEALTVKIFAISYKTRVSLSYLFKSTLIGSFFSAITPFSTGGQPAQIAFMNKRGVEYGEATALLVSRFIVYQVVITFLGVLGVYTAYDILSKNITKFALLAFFGFVLNGAVLFFLLVFSINRNLVEWLVKGLIKPLVFLRLIKDQAQVIEKTLSQIELFHKCMLRSMSNLSLLSFAFLSTLCQMAARVSVTYFVAKAVHIDCSYINTIMFQLVLFLVISLIPTPGAMGVSESGYVLFFNFLFGPQTVATLLLWRFFTYYVNIIIGGLTTAHEIRVLSKFDLE, from the coding sequence TTGAGAAGAAATCTTGCAAGATCACTTTTGATTATTGCGATAAGTGTCATCATAATAATATTGATAGCCGGTTTCACCGACATATCTTTAACAATAAGGACTCTGAAAAAAATTTCGACGAAGTGGTTAATATTAGTGGGTCTTCTGTTAATCTGTGACTGGTTTTCAGAAGCATTAACGGTGAAGATTTTTGCTATCTCATACAAAACCAGAGTTAGTCTGAGCTACCTTTTCAAATCAACCTTGATTGGAAGTTTTTTCTCGGCGATTACACCATTCTCCACTGGTGGTCAACCAGCACAGATCGCTTTCATGAATAAACGCGGTGTGGAGTATGGAGAAGCGACAGCGCTTCTTGTTTCAAGATTTATTGTCTATCAAGTGGTCATAACGTTTCTTGGTGTGCTTGGTGTGTACACTGCGTATGATATTCTCTCCAAAAATATCACTAAGTTTGCCCTTCTTGCTTTCTTTGGCTTTGTTTTGAATGGTGCCGTACTTTTCTTTCTGCTTGTTTTTTCGATCAACAGAAATCTCGTGGAATGGTTGGTGAAAGGACTCATAAAACCGTTGGTTTTTTTGAGATTGATAAAAGATCAAGCTCAAGTCATAGAAAAAACACTGAGTCAAATTGAATTGTTCCACAAATGCATGCTTAGATCGATGAGCAATCTATCTCTTCTTTCTTTTGCTTTTCTGTCGACATTGTGTCAGATGGCGGCGAGGGTTTCAGTAACCTATTTTGTGGCGAAAGCTGTACATATTGACTGCTCATATATAAATACCATCATGTTTCAATTAGTTCTCTTCTTGGTGATTTCATTAATTCCAACACCAGGGGCGATGGGAGTTTCTGAAAGTGGGTATGTTCTGTTCTTCAATTTTTTGTTTGGACCACAGACTGTTGCAACTCTATTGTTATGGAGATTTTTCACCTACTATGTGAACATAATCATCGGTGGCTTAACGACTGCCCATGAAATCAGGGTTCTGAGTAAATTTGACCTTGAATGA
- a CDS encoding glycosyltransferase family 4 protein — MKVLLYAEATRLISKSGIGTAYKHQMEALRRAGLDYTSDWEDEYDIAHVNTVGPGAKTVVQHCKRKNIPVIWHVHTTAEDIKNSFIFSNFYARVSRNSLKKKYAMADHLIFPTHYTETVIRNYGIHVPGTVISNGVDTAMFKKDVDKAQKFRERFGIKGPIVLGVGFPFKRKGIHDFVSVARRMKDLTFIWFGARITSVLPREIRQILKNPPENVIFPGFISQEELVGAYSAADVFFFPTYEENEGIVVLEALSCECPVVVRDIPVYENWLWHGTNCMKGHSNEEFEKIIKALVADKSLGLKIASEGRKTALERDLSEIGKLLTKTYESVLRRCKG; from the coding sequence GTGAAAGTTTTACTTTACGCTGAAGCTACAAGATTGATATCTAAATCTGGTATAGGTACGGCATATAAACATCAAATGGAAGCTCTAAGGAGAGCTGGTTTAGATTACACATCTGACTGGGAAGATGAATACGATATAGCTCACGTGAATACCGTCGGTCCTGGTGCAAAAACAGTTGTACAACACTGTAAAAGAAAAAATATACCGGTGATTTGGCACGTTCATACTACTGCTGAAGATATTAAGAACAGTTTCATCTTCAGCAATTTTTATGCCAGAGTCTCCCGTAATTCACTCAAGAAAAAATATGCAATGGCAGATCATTTGATCTTTCCAACTCATTATACTGAAACTGTGATCAGGAATTATGGGATACACGTACCTGGTACTGTCATATCAAACGGTGTTGACACGGCGATGTTTAAAAAAGATGTCGACAAAGCCCAGAAGTTTAGAGAGCGTTTTGGTATCAAGGGCCCAATAGTTCTTGGTGTGGGTTTTCCATTTAAAAGAAAGGGTATACATGATTTTGTAAGTGTTGCACGCAGAATGAAAGATCTGACCTTCATCTGGTTTGGGGCCAGGATTACGAGTGTCCTCCCAAGAGAGATACGCCAAATACTGAAAAATCCTCCTGAAAACGTCATATTTCCTGGTTTTATATCTCAGGAAGAGTTGGTAGGAGCCTATTCGGCTGCCGATGTTTTTTTCTTTCCGACCTACGAAGAAAATGAAGGGATAGTTGTTCTTGAAGCACTTTCATGTGAATGCCCCGTTGTTGTCCGGGATATACCTGTGTATGAAAATTGGCTATGGCATGGTACAAACTGCATGAAAGGCCATTCAAATGAAGAATTTGAGAAAATTATCAAGGCACTCGTTGCAGACAAAAGTCTTGGACTTAAGATTGCATCTGAGGGTAGGAAAACGGCTCTCGAGAGGGATCTTTCGGAAATAGGTAAGTTACTTACCAAGACGTATGAATCTGTCTTGAGGCGGTGCAAAGGTTGA
- the recG gene encoding ATP-dependent DNA helicase RecG: protein MRPVLVEEFLSSLEENALKVIQGQMQINEFIEIVQDNYELISDPILEEKEIVEKLEQLVEYIKPVDTLDQQRSLKRLKNCIGMIERFRDQHLISKPSLSNNVKQPNCEIKYAKGVGPKRESLLRKLGIVTLQDLVFYFPRDYEDRRRVIPISEIQSEEKITTLGKLISVETKKMSSITITAAVLSDGVNQILLKWFNQEFLQKILQTMKNKMVYVTGTAKRGQFGSIEIVNPEVELKENSSNLEILPVYPLTEGISQRELRKIIKENISCVCQFENELPTELVEKRKLIDVSVALLGMHFPKSMYHLKKSIERLAYEELFLMQLALLLSRKAFEEIGGIEKNIQGKIAEGFLKKLPFKLTKSQILAHQQIRRDMISNKPMSRLLQGDVGSGKTVVAQLAIIDNFEAGFQSAVMAPTSILAIQHYRRMAPAFEDLGIRTVLLLGETNPKEKEKMKHLISTGEAFVVIGTHTLIQEDVSFANLGLVVIDEQHRFGVKQREALVSKGKAIDTLVMTATPIPRTLALTIYGDLDLTIIDEMPPGRKEVKTFLVSVSKVDQVYDFVKREVKEGGQAFIVYPLIEESDKIEAKAATQMYKHLSEEIFKEFKVGLLHGRMSQQEKDKVMESFALGEFDILVSTTVIEVGIDIPRATTIVIENPERFGLAQLHQLRGRVGRSERQGYCFLVVGNVSQEALERLKYFSMTRNGFEVAEYDMKIRGPGEFLGLRQHGLPELKVADLVRDKDLLFKARADAEVLLSKQKEYPWLFERVQKIYGDRLRLVKVG, encoded by the coding sequence ATGCGGCCGGTTCTCGTTGAGGAATTCTTATCTTCCCTTGAAGAGAATGCTTTAAAAGTGATTCAAGGTCAAATGCAGATAAATGAATTTATTGAGATTGTACAAGATAATTATGAGTTGATTTCAGATCCCATCTTAGAAGAAAAGGAAATTGTGGAAAAACTTGAGCAGCTTGTAGAATACATCAAACCTGTTGATACACTTGATCAACAAAGATCTCTCAAAAGGCTCAAGAATTGTATTGGAATGATAGAGCGTTTTAGAGACCAACATTTAATTTCAAAACCGAGTCTTTCAAATAATGTAAAGCAACCAAATTGTGAGATAAAGTATGCAAAAGGCGTTGGACCAAAACGAGAGTCACTTTTGAGAAAACTCGGAATTGTTACACTCCAAGATCTGGTTTTCTACTTTCCCAGAGATTATGAAGATCGAAGGCGTGTTATACCTATTTCAGAGATTCAATCAGAAGAAAAGATCACCACTTTAGGTAAACTCATCAGCGTGGAAACAAAAAAGATGAGTTCAATCACGATAACTGCGGCAGTGCTCTCAGATGGTGTTAATCAAATTTTACTCAAGTGGTTCAATCAGGAATTTCTTCAGAAAATCCTCCAGACCATGAAGAACAAAATGGTATATGTGACCGGCACTGCTAAACGTGGTCAATTCGGTTCGATTGAAATAGTCAACCCAGAAGTTGAATTGAAGGAGAACTCATCTAACCTTGAAATCTTACCTGTATACCCTTTGACTGAAGGTATAAGCCAGAGAGAACTGAGAAAGATAATAAAAGAGAACATATCGTGTGTTTGTCAGTTTGAAAATGAACTACCTACTGAGCTGGTGGAGAAAAGGAAATTAATCGATGTATCTGTGGCATTGCTTGGAATGCATTTTCCAAAGAGTATGTACCATTTAAAAAAATCCATTGAGAGATTGGCATATGAAGAACTCTTTTTAATGCAACTTGCTCTTTTACTTTCAAGAAAAGCTTTTGAAGAAATCGGGGGTATTGAGAAAAATATACAAGGCAAGATCGCAGAAGGATTTTTAAAGAAACTACCTTTCAAATTGACTAAATCACAGATTCTCGCACATCAGCAAATAAGAAGAGACATGATTTCAAACAAACCCATGAGCAGATTGTTACAAGGAGATGTTGGATCTGGAAAAACCGTTGTTGCTCAACTTGCAATAATCGACAATTTTGAGGCTGGTTTTCAATCTGCTGTCATGGCACCAACATCTATACTTGCCATACAGCATTATCGAAGGATGGCACCGGCATTTGAAGATTTAGGTATAAGAACTGTTCTTTTGCTTGGTGAGACAAATCCTAAGGAAAAAGAGAAAATGAAACATCTCATATCTACCGGAGAAGCCTTTGTTGTTATTGGAACACATACTCTCATTCAAGAAGACGTGAGTTTTGCTAACTTGGGATTGGTTGTCATAGATGAACAACACAGATTTGGTGTAAAACAGAGAGAAGCCCTTGTCAGTAAAGGAAAAGCTATTGACACGTTGGTCATGACTGCCACACCTATACCAAGAACCTTGGCTTTGACGATTTATGGTGATCTTGATCTGACGATCATTGATGAGATGCCACCAGGAAGAAAAGAAGTTAAAACATTTCTTGTATCTGTCTCTAAAGTTGATCAGGTCTACGATTTTGTTAAGAGAGAAGTAAAGGAAGGTGGTCAGGCTTTTATAGTATATCCATTGATTGAAGAGTCTGACAAAATCGAAGCCAAAGCTGCAACGCAGATGTACAAACATCTCTCTGAGGAGATCTTCAAGGAATTCAAGGTCGGACTACTTCATGGTAGAATGAGCCAGCAGGAAAAAGATAAAGTAATGGAGAGTTTTGCATTGGGGGAATTTGATATCCTGGTCTCGACAACAGTTATAGAAGTTGGTATAGATATCCCCAGAGCAACGACGATCGTGATAGAAAACCCAGAGAGATTTGGACTTGCACAACTTCATCAACTTCGTGGGAGGGTTGGGCGAAGCGAGAGACAGGGATACTGTTTTCTCGTTGTTGGGAATGTTTCACAAGAAGCTTTAGAAAGATTGAAATATTTTTCAATGACCAGAAATGGATTTGAAGTTGCCGAATACGATATGAAGATTCGTGGTCCTGGAGAATTTCTTGGTTTGAGGCAACATGGATTACCAGAACTTAAAGTGGCAGATCTCGTGAGGGATAAAGATCTTTTGTTTAAAGCACGCGCCGATGCAGAAGTTCTTCTTTCAAAACAGAAAGAATATCCATGGCTTTTCGAAAGAGTTCAGAAAATATATGGCGACAGGTTGAGATTGGTCAAGGTTGGTTAA
- the hpt gene encoding hypoxanthine phosphoribosyltransferase, which yields MQLKVLFDEETVRRKIKDMAKQIENYYRGKTESLCAICILKGSVHFFSELVLNINMNVNYSFVHVSSYAGTESTGRIRVKSWVDETLQGKYVLVVEDIVDTGNTLRYILSYLRKYKPADLKIAALIEKEKYQHGIPIDFVGFKVGDVFLVGYGLDYEERYRNLPYIGYLE from the coding sequence GTGCAGCTAAAAGTTCTATTTGACGAAGAAACCGTTCGCAGGAAAATCAAAGATATGGCAAAACAAATAGAAAATTATTATCGCGGTAAGACAGAATCTTTATGTGCGATTTGTATTCTAAAGGGTTCTGTACATTTTTTCAGTGAGCTTGTTTTGAACATAAATATGAATGTCAATTACTCCTTTGTCCATGTATCGAGTTATGCAGGGACTGAATCTACTGGCAGAATACGTGTGAAGTCATGGGTGGATGAAACTTTGCAGGGAAAATATGTACTTGTTGTGGAGGATATCGTTGACACAGGTAATACACTCAGGTATATACTTTCGTACTTGAGAAAATATAAACCAGCAGATTTGAAAATAGCAGCTTTAATAGAGAAGGAGAAATATCAACACGGTATACCTATCGATTTTGTCGGTTTCAAAGTGGGAGATGTCTTTCTCGTTGGTTATGGCTTAGATTACGAGGAAAGATATCGAAATCTCCCTTATATAGGATACTTAGAATGA
- a CDS encoding MBL fold metallo-hydrolase, whose protein sequence is MKITWFGHACFLIETGDVKILTDPFDSAVGYKIPNVVVDIITESHQHFDHNAHHLIKGRFELVKDPGIRQLKGVKITGVKTFHDSESGTKRGQNIIFTFDVEDIRIAHLGDLGHILNQAQLDQIKPIDVLLLPVGGTFTIGPTEAKRVLDQINPHIAIPMHFKTKYIKFDIAPVEEFTKLCENVKYTSNNILEIDKQIKNQEKLVYVLTL, encoded by the coding sequence ATGAAAATCACGTGGTTTGGTCATGCATGTTTTCTCATTGAGACTGGTGATGTTAAAATACTCACCGATCCTTTTGATAGCGCTGTTGGGTACAAAATACCAAATGTGGTTGTGGACATCATTACTGAAAGCCATCAACATTTTGATCACAACGCACATCACTTGATAAAGGGAAGATTCGAGCTTGTAAAAGACCCAGGTATCCGTCAGCTTAAAGGTGTGAAAATCACAGGAGTCAAGACCTTTCACGATTCGGAATCCGGTACTAAGAGGGGACAGAATATAATTTTCACTTTCGACGTAGAGGACATCAGGATAGCTCATCTTGGTGATCTTGGCCATATTCTGAATCAGGCTCAGCTTGATCAGATCAAGCCTATTGATGTTTTGTTATTACCCGTTGGTGGAACCTTCACAATAGGACCAACCGAAGCAAAAAGGGTACTTGACCAAATCAACCCGCACATAGCGATCCCAATGCATTTTAAAACCAAATACATCAAATTTGATATAGCACCTGTTGAAGAATTCACAAAACTGTGCGAAAATGTAAAATACACGAGTAATAATATTCTTGAGATTGATAAACAGATCAAGAATCAGGAAAAATTAGTTTATGTCCTGACACTTTGA